One Streptomyces sp. V4I8 genomic window carries:
- a CDS encoding APC family permease: MSTTEQPASPHSRDDAELAEFGYKPELKRTLGNFHTFAAGISYISILTGTFQLFYFGYGSGGPAYWWSWPMVFVGQFMVALCFAELAARYPVAGSVYNWSKKIGNPHLGWLAGWMMLIASIVSISAVALAYQLTLPQISSAFQIVGDGTGTYDVATNAVILAAVLILFTTLVNAFGVKLMARINTAGVFIELIATVVLIVLFAVHITRGPQVVMETNGTGADYGTGYLGAFLVASLASAYVMYGFDTASSLGEECLDPSRNAPRAIIRAIVASFVLGGLILLLALMSVSSLHGEKLSTDGLQYVVLNVLGPTAGKAMLWCVLIAVTVCALAVHTAAIRLAFAMARDNNLPASSRLARVSPRFQTPILPTVIIGLLALAILVVNIRQPQIFTVVTSIGIIMIYLAYLGVTAPMLVARLRGRWQPAGDGKFSLGRWGLLVNIVAVVWGAGMTLNLIWPRASVYNATAPYHWYLRWGAVLFVAVIAGGGFAYYWFVQRHRTGVLAEHSLQTTATPAGDASSP, from the coding sequence ATGTCCACCACGGAGCAACCAGCCAGTCCACACAGTCGCGACGACGCCGAACTCGCCGAGTTCGGCTACAAACCCGAACTCAAGCGCACACTCGGCAACTTCCACACTTTCGCCGCCGGGATCAGCTACATCTCGATCCTTACCGGCACGTTCCAGCTGTTCTACTTCGGCTACGGCAGCGGCGGCCCCGCCTACTGGTGGTCGTGGCCCATGGTCTTCGTCGGTCAGTTCATGGTCGCCCTCTGCTTCGCGGAGCTGGCCGCCCGCTACCCCGTCGCGGGCTCCGTCTACAACTGGTCGAAGAAGATAGGCAATCCGCATCTGGGCTGGCTCGCCGGCTGGATGATGTTGATCGCGTCCATCGTGTCCATATCGGCCGTGGCTCTGGCCTACCAGTTGACGCTCCCCCAGATCTCGTCCGCCTTCCAGATCGTGGGGGACGGCACCGGCACGTACGACGTGGCGACCAACGCGGTCATCCTGGCTGCCGTGTTGATCCTCTTCACCACCTTGGTGAACGCCTTCGGGGTCAAGTTGATGGCGAGGATCAACACTGCGGGCGTGTTCATCGAGTTGATCGCAACCGTCGTATTGATCGTCCTGTTCGCCGTGCACATCACACGCGGCCCCCAGGTGGTCATGGAGACGAACGGAACCGGCGCGGACTACGGCACCGGATACCTGGGCGCGTTCCTCGTGGCGTCGCTGGCGTCCGCGTACGTCATGTACGGCTTCGACACGGCCTCCTCCCTCGGTGAGGAGTGTCTTGACCCGTCCCGCAACGCGCCGCGCGCCATCATCCGCGCCATCGTGGCCTCCTTCGTTCTGGGCGGCCTGATCCTGCTGCTCGCGTTGATGAGCGTCTCCAGCCTGCACGGCGAGAAGCTGTCCACGGACGGATTGCAGTACGTGGTGCTCAACGTGCTCGGCCCCACCGCCGGCAAGGCGATGCTGTGGTGCGTGCTGATCGCCGTCACGGTGTGCGCCCTGGCGGTGCACACGGCGGCGATCCGGCTGGCGTTCGCGATGGCCCGGGACAACAATCTGCCGGCGTCTTCACGGCTGGCACGGGTCAGTCCGCGCTTCCAGACGCCGATCCTGCCGACTGTGATCATCGGTCTCCTGGCGCTCGCCATCCTCGTGGTGAACATCCGTCAGCCGCAGATCTTCACCGTCGTCACGAGCATCGGCATCATCATGATCTACCTGGCCTACCTCGGGGTCACCGCGCCGATGCTGGTGGCGCGGCTGCGCGGCAGGTGGCAGCCGGCCGGGGACGGCAAGTTCTCACTGGGCCGGTGGGGGCTGTTGGTCAACATCGTCGCCGTGGTGTGGGGCGCTGGCATGACTCTCAACCTGATCTGGCCACGTGCCTCGGTCTACAACGCCACGGCTCCGTACCACTGGTACCTGCGCTGGGGCGCGGTGCTGTTCGTCGCGGTCATCGCGGGTGGCGGCTTCGCCTACTACTGGTTCGTCCAGCGGCACCGGACAGGCGTCCTCGCCGAGCACAGCCTGCAGACCACGGCCACGCCGGCCGGCGACGCCAGTTCCCCATGA
- a CDS encoding nitrate- and nitrite sensing domain-containing protein → MRFRGKSIRRKMVALLLVPLVSLTAIWGFATVLTGRGVAQLFTVSSLVEKIGYSTEDAVRVLQQERRQALVYLADRRASDALSALRATRNATDAAVAEMRKNAKDPDVRDGLDQGDSERLTAVLDAFEGINPLRRSVEDGTITRAKALDLYNRLVDPCYALLGSLDGIDSVAMDKQARALLNVTRARELLSREDALLSSALVVGKLSRAEIHQVSDLVAQRTLMYEISLTDLPSSERERYERFWRNASTAPLHTAEQAVIATQPGRPSTVDAKSWDTAAGSVLDELSQLNDEAGTRYQDRVSPVAMGVIIKAAIAGVLGLLALLFSLFLSVRIGRALIRDLRQLRLEAHEASGVRLPSVMRRLSAGEQVDVETEVPHLEYDKNEIGEVGQALNTLQRAAVEAAVKQAELRAGVSEVFVNLARRSQVLLHKQLTLLDTMERRTEDTDELADLFRLDHLTTRMRRHAEGLVILSGAAPSRQWRKPVQLMDVVRAAVAEVEDYERIEVRRLPRVAVTGPAVADITHLVAELLENATVFSPPHTAVQVLGERVANGFTLEIHDRGLGMAADVLLDANLRLAETPEFELSDTDRLGLFVVSRLAQRQNVRVSLQPSPYGGTTAVVFIPDALLTDDVPDTNGIGFRLDRPTPSKEAELEEARRAALSHVPVRVPGLPASLLDGPVELEAPVDLDALSDFPDGLDDEDSERGGIFRSRRTLASMEDEATGPIGEQRPVSDIHGGPAHADPDDDLSAPVPLPRRSRTPKLVSSHGRPVTEQRSRREKPDSEPSTGPSRPEPNGLAPLPTRRRGTGDRGEGAGAPDRIGDRTGAPPSAGYGRGEPEPPALPRRARRPAITSSGPDDPAPSRAAAQGETGSGVGALPRRVRQASLAPQLRQGPASRAEDRTELAERDADEVRTRMASLQRGWQRGRQENAAGDDAHSGTAQRTTKGDGR, encoded by the coding sequence ATGCGCTTTCGCGGGAAGTCGATCCGCCGGAAGATGGTGGCGCTGCTTCTCGTGCCGCTGGTGTCCCTGACCGCCATCTGGGGCTTCGCCACGGTACTCACAGGGCGAGGTGTGGCCCAGTTGTTCACGGTGTCGTCCCTCGTCGAGAAGATCGGCTACTCCACCGAGGACGCCGTCCGCGTCCTGCAGCAGGAACGCCGCCAGGCGCTGGTGTATCTCGCCGACCGCCGGGCTTCGGACGCGCTGTCCGCGCTGCGGGCGACCCGGAACGCCACCGACGCCGCCGTCGCCGAGATGCGCAAGAACGCCAAGGACCCTGATGTCCGCGACGGGTTGGACCAGGGGGACAGCGAGCGTCTGACCGCCGTCCTGGACGCCTTCGAGGGCATCAACCCCTTGCGCCGCAGTGTCGAGGACGGAACGATCACCCGCGCCAAGGCCCTCGACCTCTACAACCGGCTGGTCGACCCCTGTTACGCCCTGCTGGGCTCCCTCGACGGGATCGACAGCGTGGCGATGGACAAGCAGGCCCGCGCCCTTCTCAATGTCACCCGCGCCCGCGAACTGCTCTCCCGCGAGGACGCGTTGCTCAGCTCCGCCCTCGTGGTCGGAAAGCTCTCCCGCGCGGAGATACACCAAGTCTCCGATCTCGTCGCCCAGCGCACGCTCATGTACGAGATCAGCCTCACGGACCTGCCCTCGTCGGAGCGTGAACGGTACGAGCGCTTCTGGAGAAACGCCTCCACGGCTCCCCTGCACACCGCCGAACAGGCCGTCATCGCCACCCAGCCCGGCAGGCCCAGCACGGTCGACGCCAAGAGCTGGGACACCGCCGCCGGCAGTGTCCTCGACGAGCTCAGCCAACTCAACGACGAGGCGGGCACCCGCTATCAGGACCGCGTCAGCCCCGTCGCGATGGGCGTGATCATCAAGGCGGCCATCGCCGGTGTCCTTGGTCTGCTCGCCCTGTTGTTCTCCCTCTTCCTGTCCGTGCGTATCGGCCGTGCTCTCATCCGCGATCTGCGCCAACTGCGCCTGGAGGCCCACGAGGCGTCCGGCGTCCGGCTGCCCAGCGTGATGCGCCGCCTCTCCGCCGGAGAACAGGTCGACGTGGAGACCGAGGTGCCACACCTGGAGTACGACAAGAACGAGATCGGTGAGGTCGGCCAGGCCCTCAACACCCTGCAGCGCGCCGCCGTCGAGGCGGCCGTCAAGCAGGCCGAACTACGCGCCGGCGTCTCCGAGGTCTTCGTCAACCTCGCCCGCCGCAGCCAGGTCCTCCTCCACAAGCAGCTCACGCTCCTCGACACCATGGAACGCCGGACCGAGGACACCGACGAACTCGCCGACCTGTTCCGCCTGGACCACCTGACCACCCGTATGCGCCGGCACGCCGAGGGCCTGGTGATCCTCTCCGGCGCCGCCCCCTCCCGGCAGTGGCGCAAACCCGTCCAGCTCATGGACGTCGTCCGTGCAGCGGTGGCCGAGGTCGAGGACTACGAGCGCATCGAGGTCCGCCGCCTGCCCCGCGTCGCCGTCACGGGCCCGGCCGTCGCAGACATCACCCACCTCGTGGCCGAACTCCTGGAGAACGCCACGGTGTTCTCCCCGCCGCACACCGCCGTCCAGGTCCTGGGCGAGCGGGTCGCCAACGGCTTCACCCTGGAGATCCACGACCGCGGTCTGGGTATGGCGGCCGACGTCCTGCTGGACGCCAACCTCCGGCTCGCCGAGACGCCTGAGTTCGAGCTGTCCGACACCGACCGGCTCGGCCTGTTCGTGGTCAGCCGACTCGCCCAGAGGCAGAACGTCCGGGTCTCACTGCAGCCGTCGCCGTACGGCGGGACCACCGCCGTCGTCTTCATCCCCGACGCACTGCTCACCGACGACGTCCCTGACACCAACGGCATCGGGTTCCGCCTCGACCGCCCCACGCCCTCCAAGGAGGCCGAGCTGGAGGAGGCGCGCCGAGCCGCACTGTCCCATGTGCCGGTCCGGGTGCCCGGCCTGCCCGCCTCGCTCCTCGACGGCCCGGTCGAGCTGGAGGCCCCCGTCGATCTCGACGCCCTCAGCGACTTCCCGGACGGACTCGACGACGAGGACAGCGAACGCGGCGGCATCTTCCGCTCACGACGCACCCTCGCCTCCATGGAGGACGAGGCAACGGGTCCGATCGGCGAACAGCGCCCGGTCTCCGACATCCATGGCGGACCGGCCCATGCCGACCCGGACGACGATCTGAGCGCCCCGGTCCCGCTGCCCCGCCGCAGTAGGACACCCAAGCTGGTCAGCTCGCACGGGCGTCCCGTCACCGAGCAGCGCTCCCGGCGGGAGAAGCCGGACTCGGAGCCTTCGACAGGTCCTAGCCGTCCGGAGCCGAACGGCCTCGCTCCGTTGCCGACCCGCCGCCGCGGTACGGGAGACCGCGGCGAGGGAGCCGGCGCGCCCGACCGGATCGGTGACCGTACCGGCGCTCCGCCCTCCGCCGGGTACGGCCGCGGTGAGCCGGAGCCGCCGGCTCTCCCGAGGCGCGCACGGCGTCCCGCCATTACATCGAGCGGCCCCGACGACCCCGCCCCGAGCCGAGCCGCTGCGCAGGGGGAAACCGGCTCCGGCGTCGGAGCGTTGCCTCGACGCGTACGACAGGCCAGTCTCGCTCCGCAGCTCAGGCAGGGTCCCGCATCGCGCGCCGAGGACCGCACAGAGCTCGCCGAGCGGGACGCGGACGAGGTCCGCACCCGCATGGCCTCACTCCAGCGTGGCTGGCAGCGCGGCCGCCAGGAGAACGCCGCAGGCGATGACGCCCACAGCGGCACAGCACAACGAACGACTAAGGGGGACGGTCGATGA